One Augochlora pura isolate Apur16 chromosome 10, APUR_v2.2.1, whole genome shotgun sequence DNA window includes the following coding sequences:
- the LOC144475768 gene encoding uncharacterized protein LOC144475768 isoform X3, producing MTPEDLAPDEEFALAITQKAQREAEAIRGALYLSATLAIAWIIGAAGLSLAWLVLVLALAGTIFKTRVSRLLQSTIQQELGRLRRRRALYKDETAEWLSLLLNKWWRFSAAGIFSLAKERLEPLLNEAKPGILGPLELRELTLGEQTPYVTRVRTLDYTNDDDNLDGQTGQTKLSIEADVRLDCEQFRMLITTRLFGKGVGMDVDLAVEKLSLSGTILATLTLNSMAPFPHATSLSVSFVEKPDVWFSVRILRAVQMMEMPLIKTWIHAVVTDALASWIVDPGHLEMNLRAQERPGPRLDFMANSIPQGVLTVFLSQNSTSVPIGDESTWLVVTLGDQRRVTTPLNSTWNEDVSFLVGALDNEKVSIKLKAKRLVSTITLAQFELALGVYNWDNSQVIETVLQQKKPSRNSANIPNINARLEYTTLPKLDPDLPQPELTEDNTHLSVSRKYSNRAQKSGVLVVYIHSAENLNSDSSQCNPYCMLFNNRKKVKTTHYIRGTNSPCWESRAQFLVQDYTQVSLSFVVYSWNISKSTDSDMLGLAILSLSQESTWIIKKELSLSGSNNMSTMTVSVMFYPVKSVQQVVTSRRSSLALPVSDDEPKTKRNSLPWMQQAKLLLTHKDIDPASSDVSSLLSTGSGLMEVTLIRAKDLVAKDLNGFSDPFCELKLNNETKYKSSIKKKTLNPCWDESSIMGLPRIGETLDVVLWDHDTFGMKDYLGKVSLTLEDIRKLSSSDQSHWFTLRGTKTGSVELRIKVLSEECETQSTYAASNISENSTQLNIETSESVSNIIRRPSMEKSKMRLHLDVVPPPPPPRTVTLIKPTISNQSDKASVGSKDSNEMNGTQNSWIPRVITERVTDVVDNNDSTKSREERRSSYNSLTPSPEQNFGKKLPQYNSFRVMKQKVKRGLKLRRFRSEVNIEEKNEAKGITLSLEPRGGGEADATELLQESGLAHAVSQPDMLGRIRQPSPRLRLRPNELKVVNGTREKYSGVEGKVLQAQGLHVAHIAQLYCRIKLQTCTSPDKITSSTNSGKTLAKSRLLPAMPNPQFSIDFHIESDNIPRQSLLIFEIRSASKELLASRRITLHELLGVSAATGEIQTWLALNNGASLEVQIAHGRELKTKSTKKLFRSWSVHRIGKI from the exons GTGGAGGTTCAGCGCTGCAGGGATATTTTCCTTAGCGAAGGAGAGACTGGAACCATTGTTGAACGAGGCTAAACCCGGAATACTAG GGCCGCTGGAGCTTAGAGAGCTGACTCTCGGCGAACAAACCCCGTACGTGACGCGTGTACGAACATTAGATTACaccaacgacgacgacaatCTCGATGGTCAAACCGGACAAACGAAATTGTCCATCGAGGCCGACGTGCGGCTCGATTGCGAACAATTTCGCATGCTGATAACAACGAGATTATTCGGCAAAGG GGTCGGCATGGACGTTGACTTGGCTGTGGAGAAGCTATCTCTCTCGGGAACGATTCTCGCCACCCTGACCCTTAACTCCATGGCACCATTTCCTCACGCAACCTCTTTAAGCGTGAGCTTCGTGGAGAAACCGGACGTTTGGTTCAGCGTGAGAATCCTGCGAGCCGTACAAATGATGGAAATGCCTTTAATTAAGACCTGGATCCACGCGGTGGTCACGGACGCTTTGGCCAGCTGGATCGTTGATCCGGGTCATCTGGAGATGAATCTAAGAGCGCAAGAACGGCCGGGACCCAGATTGGATTTTATGGCGAATTCCATACCACAGGGAGTGCTCACCGTTTTCTTGTCCCAAAACAGCACCTCGG TTCCAATCGGCGACGAATCGACGTGGCTCGTGGTAACGCTAGGAGATCAAAGGCGTGTGACGACTCCCTTAAATTCCACATGGAACGAGGACGTCTCGTTCCTGGTGGGTGCCTTGGATAACGAGAAAGTTTCCATCAAATTAAAAGCAAAACGACTCGTCAGCACGATCACACTGGCACAATTCGAATTGGCGCTTGGCGTCTATAACTGGGACAACTCGCAGGT AATCGAGACAGTGTTACAACAGAAGAAACCATCCCGTAACAGTGCAAACATTCCAAACATCAATGCTCGATTAGAGTACACCACCCTCCCGAAATTGGATCCGGATCTACCGCAGCCAGAATTAACAGAGGACAATACACACCTATCAG TGTCACGAAAATATTCCAATCGAGCTCAAAAATCAG GAGTGCTCGTGGTGTACATCCATTCCGCAGAAAATCTCAACAGCGACAGCTCTCAATGCAATCCTTATTGCATGTTGTTCAACAACCGGAAGAAG GTGAAGACAACGCATTACATCCGTGGCACTAATTCGCCGTGCTGGGAGTCCAGGGCCCAATTTCTTGTGCAAGATTACACTCAAGTCTCGTTGAGTTTCGTGGTATACTCTTGGAACATATCAAAGTCGACTGACAGCGACATGCTTGGACTTGCTATACTGTCCTTGTCCCAG GAAAGTACCTGGATAATAAAGAAAGAACTGTCTCTCAGCGGTTCGAATAATATGTCGACGATGACGGTATCGGTAATGTTCTATCCGGTGAAAAGCGTGCAGCAAGTAGTGACAAGTCGAAGAAGCAGCTTAGCTCTTCCGGTATCGGACGACGAGCCGAAAACGAAAAGGAATAGCTTGCCGTGGATGCAACAGGCA aagCTACTATTGACTCACAAGGACATAGATCCGGCCTCGTCGGACGTGTCGAGTCTACTTTCCACCGGAAGCGGATTGATGGAAGTAACGCTGATACGCGCGAAGGATCTTGTGGCAAAGGACTTGAACGGCTTCAGCGATCCTTTTTGCGAACTAAAGCTGaacaacgaaacgaaataCAAGAGCAGCATCAAGAAGAAAACCCTGAATCCCTGCTGGGATGAAAGTTCTATCATGGGTTTGCCGAGAATAGGCGAGACCTTGGATGTC GTGTTATGGGATCATGATACTTTTGGAATGAAAGATTATCTTGGAAAAGTATCATTGACTCTCGAGGACATCAGGAAATTGTCAAGCAGCGATCAGTCCCATTGGTTCACGTTAAGAGGAACCAAAACGGGATCTGTAGAGTTGAGAATCAAGGTCTTGTCCGAGGAATGCGAG ACTCAAAGTACATACGCAGCCAGCAATATCAGCGAGAATTCGACGCAACTGAATATTGAAACTTCAGAGTCAGTTTCGAATATCATCAGAAGACCGTCGATGGAGAAATCAAAGATGAGATTGCATTTGGACGTTGTaccgccaccaccgccaccgcgTACAGTAACTTTGATAAAGCCAACCATTTCTAATCAATCTG ACAAGGCTAGTGTCGGCAGCAAAGATTCTAACGAGATGAATGGCACGCAAAACTCATGGATACCTAGAGTCATCACGGAGAGAGTAACGGATGTGGTTGATAACAACGATTCGACGAAGTCAAGGGAAGAACGACGATCTTCTTACAATAGTTTGACTCCGAGCCCTGAACAAAACTTTGGAAAGAAATTACCGCAATATAACAGCTTCCGTGTTATGAAACAAAAG GTAAAGAGAGGACTGAAGCTTCGTAGATTTCGTTCAGAAGTCAATATTGAAGAGAAAAATGAGGCAAAAGGTATAACATTAAGTTTGGAGCCCAGAGGAGGGGGAGAAGCTGACGCCACCGAGCTTTTACAAGAATCTGGCTTGGCACATGCAGTATCGCAACCAGATATGCTTGGCAGAATAAGACAGCCTAGTCCACGTTTAAGACTCAGACCAAATG AATTGAAAGTTGTCAATGGTACCAGGGAAAAATATTCAGGGGTAGAAGGTAAAGTTCTTCAGGCTCAGGGTCTTCATGTTGCACATATCGCTCAACTATACTGTAGAATTAAACTTCAAAC ATGTACCAGCCCTGACAAGATTACATCCTCAACAAACAGTGGCAAAACTTTGGCTAAATCTCGGCTATTACCGGCTATGCCCAACCCTCAGTTCAGTATAGATTTTCATATCGAAAGTGACAATATTCCAAGAcaatctttattaatatttgaaattcgaaGTGCTAGCAAAGAACTACTAGCCAGTCGTCGGATCACTCTTCATGAATTATTAG GAGTGTCAGCTGCGACTGGTGAAATTCAGACATGGCTGGCATTAAATAATGGAGCATCATTGGAGGTACAAATTGCTCATGGAAGAGAATTGAAAACTAAGTctacaaaaaaattgtttcgatctTGGTCAGTACACAGAATaggaaaaatttga